In the Flagellimonas sp. HMM57 genome, one interval contains:
- a CDS encoding LacI family DNA-binding transcriptional regulator, giving the protein MKTKITLKDIAKELEVSISTVSKALKNSEEISRDTKEKIQAFAKLYNYKPNNIAISLKNKRTKNIGVVIPDIVHHFFTTVIRGIEKYANAKGYNVIVCLSEESFDKEVINMEMLANGSIDGFIMSLSSETQQKGDFNHLKEVTEQGIPVVLFDRITNEIDCDKVIIDDQLGAYMATKKLIEQGRQKIALITTDDYLSVSKARTEGYRKALMENNLPVDESLILKLSSMEIDEKSIIDFFDSNSMDAVLCVNEIFTVYSMKLIQKKGLHIPNDVAFIGFTDGLLSKYANPSLTAVAQHGEKMGETSAQMLIDKIESEVEEESFQTKILEPTLVVRDSTIN; this is encoded by the coding sequence TTGAAAACTAAGATTACGCTAAAAGATATCGCAAAGGAACTTGAAGTTTCTATTTCTACTGTGTCAAAGGCTTTAAAGAACAGTGAAGAGATAAGCAGAGATACGAAAGAAAAAATTCAGGCTTTTGCCAAACTTTACAATTACAAACCGAACAATATTGCCATTAGCCTTAAGAACAAAAGAACTAAAAATATAGGGGTGGTGATACCGGACATCGTCCACCATTTTTTTACTACTGTAATCAGAGGTATTGAAAAATATGCGAATGCAAAAGGTTACAATGTCATTGTTTGCCTTTCTGAGGAATCTTTCGACAAAGAAGTCATAAATATGGAGATGTTGGCGAATGGGAGTATCGATGGCTTTATCATGTCCCTATCTTCTGAGACACAACAAAAAGGAGATTTCAACCACTTAAAAGAAGTAACGGAACAAGGCATACCCGTTGTATTGTTCGACCGTATTACCAACGAAATTGATTGTGATAAAGTAATCATAGATGATCAATTAGGGGCCTATATGGCAACGAAAAAGCTTATAGAACAAGGAAGGCAAAAAATAGCATTGATTACCACGGATGATTACTTAAGCGTAAGCAAAGCTCGGACCGAAGGCTATAGAAAAGCGCTTATGGAAAATAATCTTCCTGTCGACGAATCCCTAATCCTTAAGCTTTCATCAATGGAAATAGATGAAAAAAGCATTATTGATTTCTTCGATTCCAACAGCATGGATGCTGTATTGTGCGTTAATGAGATTTTCACCGTTTATAGTATGAAGCTAATTCAGAAAAAAGGCCTCCATATTCCTAACGATGTTGCATTTATAGGATTTACAGATGGACTCTTGTCCAAATATGCCAACCCCAGTTTAACCGCTGTGGCACAACATGGTGAAAAAATGGGAGAAACATCTGCCCAAATGTTAATCGATAAAATTGAAAGTGAGGTTGAAGAAGAATCATTTCAAACCAAAATTTTAGAACCTACATTAGTGGTCAGGGATTCCACAATTAATTAA
- a CDS encoding glycoside hydrolase family 65 protein produces MNQDYIKADPWSIIEEGFDKEQVKSSESLFSLGNGAMGQRANFEEQYSGDTFQGSYIAGVYYPDKTRVGWWKNGYPEYFAKVLNAPNWIGINVQIDDVPLDLNTCKEVSGFKRKLNMKEGWYCRNFRATLSNDIEASITVTRFLSLDIDEVGAIKMEIELLNADAKVTFTPYLDSGITNEDSNWDDKFWDTTKVDYQQNRAYIEAHTMKTNFATCTFMEAHVVYNGTTISESKLDRKTDSFVGLGFEQHVSKGEKIALVKFGGYTVSRNHDASELVNVANDVLDKATSIGFDELLQKQKEAWAKIWEMSDIEIEGDVKAQQGIRFNIFQLNQTYLGRDSRLNIGPKGFTGEKYGGSTYWDTEAYCVPFYMATKGQEVAWSLLEYRYNHLEKAIENAQKLGFTNGAALYPMVTMNGEECHNEWEITFEEIHRNGAISFAIFNYHRFTGDYSYIPKMGLEVLIGIARFWHQRFNFSEDKQQYVMLGVTGPNEYENNVNNNWYTNYLAKWCIDYALEQLEVVESKYPKDYDRIWNKTSLTTSETEAWSKVANNVYFPYSGKHEVFLQQDGFLDKELVKVQDLDRSQRPINQKWSWDRILRSPYIKQADVLQGFYFFEDHFSKNQLEKHFDFYEPFTVHESSLSPCVHSIQAATLGRMEQAYTFYLRTSRLDLDDYNKEVEEGLHITSMAGTWMSIVEGFGGMRIIKDQLHFTPQIPEQWTSYAFKINFRNQIITISVSKQGASFEITGEKELAIQVNNTPLTLIPGKVVEA; encoded by the coding sequence ATGAATCAAGATTATATAAAAGCGGACCCTTGGTCCATAATAGAAGAAGGTTTTGACAAAGAACAAGTAAAATCTTCAGAAAGTTTGTTCAGTCTTGGCAACGGTGCTATGGGGCAGCGGGCCAATTTTGAAGAACAGTATTCCGGAGATACCTTTCAGGGGAGCTACATTGCAGGGGTCTACTATCCTGATAAAACCAGAGTGGGCTGGTGGAAAAACGGCTATCCGGAGTATTTTGCAAAAGTGTTGAATGCACCAAACTGGATTGGTATAAACGTACAAATTGATGATGTTCCGCTGGATTTGAATACCTGTAAAGAAGTTTCCGGTTTTAAAAGGAAACTGAACATGAAAGAAGGGTGGTACTGTCGAAATTTTAGGGCAACCTTATCCAACGATATTGAGGCTTCCATAACTGTTACACGTTTTTTGAGTTTAGATATTGATGAAGTAGGTGCTATAAAGATGGAAATAGAATTGCTGAATGCTGATGCTAAAGTAACCTTTACGCCCTATTTGGACAGCGGTATTACAAATGAAGATAGCAATTGGGACGATAAGTTCTGGGACACGACGAAAGTTGATTACCAACAAAACCGAGCTTATATAGAAGCACATACGATGAAAACCAATTTCGCTACATGTACTTTTATGGAAGCGCATGTAGTTTATAATGGTACCACAATATCGGAGTCCAAATTAGACAGGAAAACAGATTCTTTTGTTGGTCTTGGGTTTGAACAACATGTTTCAAAAGGAGAAAAAATTGCTTTGGTAAAATTCGGTGGTTACACAGTTTCTCGGAATCACGATGCATCGGAACTTGTCAATGTTGCAAACGATGTTTTGGACAAAGCGACTTCCATTGGGTTTGATGAATTACTTCAAAAGCAAAAAGAAGCTTGGGCAAAGATTTGGGAGATGAGCGATATTGAAATTGAAGGCGATGTAAAAGCACAACAGGGCATACGTTTTAACATTTTTCAATTGAACCAGACCTATTTAGGAAGGGATTCGCGATTGAATATAGGTCCAAAAGGATTTACGGGAGAGAAGTATGGGGGCAGTACGTATTGGGATACCGAAGCCTATTGTGTTCCATTTTATATGGCAACCAAGGGCCAAGAAGTAGCTTGGAGTTTATTGGAATATCGTTATAATCATCTGGAAAAAGCCATAGAGAATGCTCAAAAACTTGGTTTTACCAATGGGGCCGCACTATATCCCATGGTAACAATGAACGGTGAAGAATGTCATAACGAATGGGAGATTACCTTTGAAGAAATCCATAGAAATGGAGCTATCTCATTTGCAATTTTTAATTACCACAGATTTACGGGAGACTATAGCTATATTCCAAAAATGGGATTGGAGGTCTTAATAGGAATTGCAAGGTTCTGGCACCAACGCTTTAATTTTTCTGAAGATAAGCAGCAGTATGTAATGTTGGGAGTTACTGGCCCTAATGAATACGAAAACAATGTCAACAATAACTGGTACACCAACTACTTGGCTAAATGGTGTATAGACTATGCTTTGGAGCAACTTGAGGTGGTTGAATCCAAATATCCAAAGGATTATGACAGAATATGGAACAAAACCAGTTTAACGACATCCGAAACCGAAGCTTGGAGCAAAGTGGCCAACAATGTTTATTTTCCTTATTCAGGGAAACATGAGGTGTTTTTACAACAAGACGGATTTTTGGACAAAGAATTGGTGAAGGTTCAGGATTTGGATAGATCACAAAGACCCATTAACCAAAAGTGGAGTTGGGACAGAATATTGCGTTCCCCCTATATAAAACAGGCCGATGTTTTGCAAGGCTTCTATTTTTTTGAAGACCATTTCAGCAAAAATCAATTGGAAAAGCATTTTGATTTCTATGAACCCTTTACGGTACACGAATCCTCATTGTCTCCCTGTGTACATAGTATTCAAGCAGCAACCTTGGGAAGAATGGAACAGGCCTATACCTTTTATTTAAGGACGTCAAGATTGGACCTGGATGATTACAATAAGGAAGTAGAGGAAGGATTGCACATTACATCCATGGCCGGTACATGGATGAGCATTGTGGAAGGCTTTGGGGGAATGCGGATAATTAAAGACCAGCTTCATTTTACACCTCAAATACCAGAGCAGTGGACTTCTTATGCGTTCAAGATTAATTTTAGAAATCAGATTATTACGATATCGGTTTCAAAACAAGGCGCTAGTTTTGAAATCACCGGAGAAAAAGAACTTGCAATTCAAGTGAACAATACACCATTGACATTAATTCCGGGAAAAGTAGTTGAAGCATGA
- a CDS encoding alpha-amylase family glycosyl hydrolase, giving the protein MKRYLYLPILMVLVSIHSCEQKTEKKTVEKKMKKKAVVYQVFTRLFGNTNTTNNPWGTIEENGIGKFADFTEEALKEIKDLGVTHIWYTGVPHHAVINDYTDYGISNDDPDVVKGRAGSPYAVKDYYNVNPDLAIDPSKRLEEFEALIERTHKVGMKVLIDIVPNHVARNYEGLTNPEGVSDFGSNDDTSLEYHINNNFYYIPDLSFTVPQWQDGYLPLGGSQNKLADGAFKERPAKWTGNGSRLAQPHFNDWYETVKVNYGVRPDGTKDFDELSEDFSNKDYKAHLEFWKDKTVPDSWDKFKDITLYWLDLGVDGFRFDMAEMVPVEFWSYLNSNIKTKNPDAFLLAEVYNPQLYRDYIHKGKMDYLYDKVELYDSIKHIMKGYGWTDHIPVVQKGMADIEHHMLHFLENHDEQRIASPDFVGRAEIAKPAMVVSATLSTSPTMIYFGQEVGEPGAEDAGFGKPTRTSIFDYIGVPHHQRWMNNKKFDGGQLSEEEKTLRDFYKRLLNFTINSEALMGRYQEIHFYNKDNTENYDHRVLSYVRWSENEKLVIVSNFDSDKSYTFDLKLPQDIISKWNLSEGGHSLVEELYGKKNIELNVKDGIGVVAIELQPLESIILSVAQ; this is encoded by the coding sequence ATGAAGCGATACCTCTACTTACCCATACTTATGGTCTTAGTGTCGATTCATTCGTGTGAACAGAAAACAGAAAAGAAAACAGTTGAGAAAAAAATGAAGAAAAAGGCTGTAGTTTATCAGGTTTTTACACGACTTTTTGGTAATACCAATACCACTAACAATCCTTGGGGTACCATTGAAGAAAATGGAATAGGGAAGTTTGCCGATTTTACCGAAGAAGCACTAAAGGAAATCAAAGACCTTGGCGTAACACATATTTGGTATACGGGCGTTCCCCATCATGCTGTAATAAATGACTACACGGATTACGGTATCTCCAACGACGACCCCGATGTGGTAAAAGGACGTGCAGGCTCTCCATATGCTGTCAAGGATTACTATAATGTAAACCCAGATTTGGCAATCGACCCTTCAAAAAGATTGGAAGAGTTTGAAGCACTGATCGAGCGGACACATAAAGTTGGAATGAAAGTACTCATTGATATTGTTCCCAACCATGTCGCCAGAAATTATGAGGGCTTGACCAACCCTGAAGGAGTTTCGGATTTTGGTTCCAATGACGATACCTCTTTGGAATACCATATCAATAACAACTTTTATTACATCCCCGATTTATCGTTTACCGTGCCCCAATGGCAAGATGGATACCTTCCACTTGGAGGAAGCCAAAATAAACTTGCTGATGGAGCGTTCAAGGAGCGACCTGCTAAATGGACTGGTAACGGATCACGACTGGCACAACCCCACTTTAACGATTGGTATGAGACGGTCAAAGTAAATTATGGGGTAAGACCAGATGGTACTAAGGATTTTGACGAGCTTTCAGAAGACTTCAGCAACAAAGATTATAAAGCACATTTGGAGTTCTGGAAAGATAAGACTGTTCCAGATTCATGGGATAAGTTCAAGGATATCACACTGTATTGGCTCGACCTTGGCGTAGATGGTTTCCGTTTTGATATGGCCGAAATGGTGCCCGTAGAGTTTTGGAGTTATTTGAATTCCAATATCAAAACCAAGAATCCAGATGCTTTTTTACTGGCGGAGGTATATAATCCACAACTTTATAGGGACTACATCCATAAAGGAAAAATGGATTATCTCTACGATAAAGTGGAGTTGTACGATAGCATCAAGCATATTATGAAAGGCTATGGTTGGACCGATCATATTCCCGTTGTGCAAAAAGGCATGGCTGACATAGAGCACCATATGCTACACTTTCTGGAAAACCACGACGAACAACGTATTGCAAGTCCAGATTTTGTGGGCAGGGCAGAAATAGCAAAACCGGCAATGGTGGTTTCCGCGACCTTGAGTACTTCTCCGACCATGATTTATTTTGGACAAGAGGTGGGAGAGCCAGGAGCAGAAGATGCAGGTTTTGGTAAACCTACGCGTACTTCCATATTTGATTATATTGGAGTTCCGCACCACCAAAGATGGATGAACAATAAGAAGTTTGATGGCGGGCAGCTTTCAGAAGAAGAGAAAACCCTTCGGGATTTTTACAAACGTCTTTTAAACTTTACCATCAACAGTGAAGCTTTGATGGGGCGCTATCAAGAAATACACTTTTACAATAAAGATAATACCGAAAATTATGACCATAGAGTGCTCTCGTATGTGAGATGGTCTGAAAATGAAAAATTGGTAATTGTTTCAAATTTTGATTCTGATAAAAGCTACACCTTTGATTTAAAACTACCTCAAGACATAATTTCTAAATGGAATTTGTCGGAGGGTGGGCATAGTTTAGTGGAAGAACTCTATGGAAAGAAGAACATAGAACTCAATGTAAAAGATGGGATTGGGGTCGTGGCTATTGAGCTTCAACCTTTGGAATCGATTATTTTAAGTGTTGCCCAATAA